The sequence ACGCCGAATCCGTGCTGACCGAGGACGGCCTGAGCATCCTCCGGGACGCGCTGACCGGACTGACCACCGGCGCACGCCGGCTCCCGTCGCTGGCCGGCACGTGAGCACGGTGCTGATCGCCGGTGGCGGCATCGGCGGGCTGGCCGCCGCGCTGAGCGTGGTCCGCCGGGGTCACCGCGCGGTCGTCCTGGAACGCCGGCCCGCTCTCGGCGAGCTGGGCGCGGGCATCCAGATCGGGCCGAACGGCTTCCACGCGTTGGACCGGCTCGGTGTCGGTGACGCGGTACGGGCCGTGGCGGTCCACATCGACGAGCTGTGCCTCATGGACGGCGTCACCGGCGAGCGGGTCCAGAGCCTGCGCCTGACCGGGCGCTACCGCGAACGGTTCGGCAACCCGTACGCCGTGGTCCGCCGGGCCGACCTCTACGCCCCGCTGCTGGCGGCGTGCCGGGCATCGCCCGGCATCGAGCTGCGCACCGGCAGCGGCGTCACCGGGTTCGTTCAGGAGCCGGGATCGGTCACCGCGGTGCTGCGCTCCGGTGACCGAGTGCGCGGCGCGGGGCTGATCGGCGCGGACGGGCTCCACTCGGCGGTCCGCGCACAGCTGATCGGCGACGGCGCTGCGCGGGTGTCCGGACACACCATCTACCGGTCGGTGATCCCGATCGCGCGGGTGCCCGGCCACCTGCGGCGCAACCGGGTGACCCTGTGGGCCGGGCCCGGATGGCACTTCGTGCACTACCCGATCGAGCGGGGAAACAGCCTCAACCTGGCGGCCACCCGCGATGACGGCGCCCGCGAGGCGGTGGCCGACCGCCCGGCCGGTCACGACGAGGTGCGGGCCGCGCTCGGCTCGCTGGCCCCGGCCGCGCGGACGGTGCTGGATCTCGGCGCGAACTGGCGCCGGTGGGTGCTGTGCGACCGCGATCCGGTGGACGTCTGGACCGACCGGCGGGTGACGCTGCTGGGCGACGCCGCGCACGCCATGCTGCAGTACGCCGCGCAGGGCGCGTGCATGGCGCTCGAGGATGCCGTGGTCCTCGGCGACCTCCTCGACTGCTCCGGCGACGACTTCCCGCAGATGTTCGCGAAGTACAACGTGCTGCGCCGCTCGCGCACCGCCCGGGTGCAGGCGGTGTCCCGGGAGATCGGCCGCGCGCTCTACCATCCCGCCGGGGGCGCCGCTCGGGCGCGCACCGTGATGCTCGCCGGCTTCACACAGCAGCGCCTGCGGGAGACGGTCGCCTGGCTGCACGGCGACCGGACCTTCAGCCGGGACCGGTGACCACTGCGCGCGGGGGCGGCTCAGACCGGGTCCAGGCCGAAGACCTCGGTCAGGCCGGTCACCTCGATGGCCTGCCGGACCGGCGGCGACGGCCGGGTCAGGACCATCGTCAGGCCGGCGGCGGCGGCGCTGTTACGGGCCCCGACCAGCGCGCCCAGCGCGTAGGAGTCGATGAACGTCACCTCGGCCAGGTCCAGGCACAGCTGCCGGCACGACGACGCCGCGGCGGTCTTCTCCAGGCTGTCGCGCAGCTCGTCGGCGACGTCGAAGTCCAGCTCCGGCGCCAGCAGGGTGGCGTGCAGCGTGCTGCCGTCGGCACTGGTCCGGTACGACACGATGGCGTTGGTCGTCATGGCGGGCAACACTACCCACCGCGTCGCGCCGGTACTCATGACCGCCACGGGCGACCGGCCGGCCCGGGTCAGGCGCGGCGCTCCGTGGTCACCAGGATCCCCGTCTCGCCGGGCGCCTCCGGCTCCCGGGCCGTCCGCTCCACCTCCCGGAAGCCGGCCTTCGCGGCGACCGCGGCGGACGCCCGGTTGGCCACGTCGTACCGGATCGCCACCCGCCGCACACCCGGCAGGGTCAGCGCGACCCGGGCCAGCACCCGCACCGCCGCGGTCATGTGCCCGCGACCCGCGTACGGCGTGCGCATCCAGTAGCCGATCTCCAGGGTGCCCGGCCCCATCCGGGTCATCAGGCCGATCGAGCCGACCAGTTCGCCGACCGTGGTGAACAGGGCGTAGTTGAACTCGGTGCCGGCCGCCCAGCTGTCCACCGACATCCGGATGTAGGCGCCGCTCTCGACCGGCCCGTAACCGTCCACGGCCCAGGGCAGGAACGGCTGGAGCTCGGGCAGCGACTCCCGCACGGCGGCCGCCGCCTCCGCGGCCCACTCCGCCTCCCAGCG is a genomic window of Actinoplanes teichomyceticus ATCC 31121 containing:
- a CDS encoding 3-hydroxybenzoate 6-monooxygenase; this encodes MSTVLIAGGGIGGLAAALSVVRRGHRAVVLERRPALGELGAGIQIGPNGFHALDRLGVGDAVRAVAVHIDELCLMDGVTGERVQSLRLTGRYRERFGNPYAVVRRADLYAPLLAACRASPGIELRTGSGVTGFVQEPGSVTAVLRSGDRVRGAGLIGADGLHSAVRAQLIGDGAARVSGHTIYRSVIPIARVPGHLRRNRVTLWAGPGWHFVHYPIERGNSLNLAATRDDGAREAVADRPAGHDEVRAALGSLAPAARTVLDLGANWRRWVLCDRDPVDVWTDRRVTLLGDAAHAMLQYAAQGACMALEDAVVLGDLLDCSGDDFPQMFAKYNVLRRSRTARVQAVSREIGRALYHPAGGAARARTVMLAGFTQQRLRETVAWLHGDRTFSRDR
- a CDS encoding GNAT family N-acetyltransferase codes for the protein MEVPEMINAGELVLKRWEAEWAAEAAAAVRESLPELQPFLPWAVDGYGPVESGAYIRMSVDSWAAGTEFNYALFTTVGELVGSIGLMTRMGPGTLEIGYWMRTPYAGRGHMTAAVRVLARVALTLPGVRRVAIRYDVANRASAAVAAKAGFREVERTAREPEAPGETGILVTTERRA
- a CDS encoding STAS domain-containing protein, whose translation is MTTNAIVSYRTSADGSTLHATLLAPELDFDVADELRDSLEKTAAASSCRQLCLDLAEVTFIDSYALGALVGARNSAAAAGLTMVLTRPSPPVRQAIEVTGLTEVFGLDPV